Within Williamwhitmania sp., the genomic segment AAGAGGACCGTGAAAGGACTATTCTGAACCTAACAAGAGCCTTAAATGGGGAGCATTTAATCGAAGAATCATTTATTGGAGAATTACAATCAAGCCGTACCTATTCAGAGTTAACACACAAACCAATTTACGACGATAACCAACGGTTAATTGGAGTTTCGGTGATGAATAGAGATGTTACCAAACGTAAGCGTGCCGATGATAAGTTGCACGCCTCCGAAGTACGTTATCGACGCCTCTTTGAAGCAGCACAGGACGGCATCTTAATTCTTGATGCCATAAGCGGAGAGATTGTTGATGTAAATCCGTTCATTACAAATATGCTCAAGTATAGTCACCAAGAATTATTGGGCAAGGAGCTTTGGGAAATAGGTGCGTTCAAAAATATTGTTGCTTCAAAGGAGGGTTTTGTTGAATTGCAAAAAGAGGAGTATATCCGTTTTGAAGATATGCCACTGGAGACAAAGGCTGGAAAGTTAATAAGCGTTGAATTTATTAGTAATGTTTACCTAGCCGATAATAAGAAGGTTATTCAGTGCAATATTCGCAATATTTCTGAACGCAAGTTAGCCGAGGAACAGCTGTTAATTGCCAAAAATAGGGCTGAAGAGAGTGACCGTTTAAAAATTGCTTTTCTGCACAACATTTCGCATGAAATCCGAACCCCCATGAACGCCATTGTTGGCTTTGCAGGGTTTCTTGATGACCCCAATTTACTTCCCGAAAAGCGTAAGCAGTACACCGATATTATTATACAAAGTAGCGATCATCTACTTTCCATCATCTCCGATATAGTTAGCATTGCATCTATTGAGGCAGGGCAGGAGAATATTTTGGAAGATGAAGTCAACATCAACTTAGTTGGCAAGTTTATCCAAGATCAATTCTGCCTTAAATCCGCAAACCCGAATGTTGCTCTTCGGTTCCAAGCTTCCCTAGCTGACGATAAAGCAACTATAGTAACAGATGCAACCAAATTTAAACAAATACTGACCAATCTTGTGGGCAATGCGCTCAAATTCACCAACCAGGGTCATGTGAATTTTGGATATAAGTTAAATGAGAACCAGCTGGAATTTTATGTGGAAGATTCCGGAATAGGGATTTCTCCAGATATGTATGAGGAGATATTTAAACGCTTTCGTCAGGTTGAAACCGACTCAGCCCGAAAATATGGTGGTTCAGGGTTGGGGCTCTCCTTATCAAAAGCTTATGTGGAGATGCTCGGTGGTAAAATTTGGTTAGTTTCCGAGATGGATAAAGGCAGCGTGTTCTATTTCACCCTTCCATACGAGCAGGAAAAGTTGAACGATTTATCTGATGATCTATCGGCTAAATCCCTAGCTTTTGAGTTGAAAAAGCCAGTAACCCTATTAATTGCAGAGGATGAGGATTCTAACTTCATGCTGATTGAAGAATTTTTATCCGAACAGATGATAACCATTATCCGCGTAATAAATGGCACTGATGCCGTTGCCCTTTGCAAGTCAAATTCGAATATTGATATGGTGCTGATGGACATAAAGATGCCAGAGATGGATGGTTTCGAGGCCACAAACCAGATTAAAAGGTTTAGGCCCAATTTGCCCATAATTGCTCAAACAGCTTATGCTGGCGATGTGGACAAAAACAGAGCATTGGCCTACGGCTGTTCCGATTATATCTGCAAGCCATATAAAAAGGAGATGTTACTTGCTAAGGTTTATGAGTTTCTGCCAAAATAAATTCAGCTATTCCTCGGTACTCAACCTCACAGGTTTGCTATTGATGATTTCCATACTTCGCTGTAGCTTCCTTAGCAAAAAGGAGCTGGCACCTGCCTCGAGGCAAGGTTTCTTTGAAAATTGGCTACCGATTGGAGTTGTGCATACTCCTTAGGTAAGGTGAGTTGTATATTGAGCCAAGCCACGTTAAAGTTCTGGGAATGAATTGCTTGAAAAGCAAATCTTGCCGATCTATTTTTTTATTTGTGTAAAGTGGGTCGTCTTAGCTAAGTCAGTTCAAGCCGAATAATGCTTTTATTTACCATATCTCGTTGCCGTTGTTTCACACGATTCCCATATTTTTCTATATTTACTGATTGACGTTTGGTTGCTTATTCGGTATTAACAATGGCGAGGAAACTTATTAATCTTTTATTCTTCTTATTGTTATCTCATTCCCTAAGTGCGGAATATAGAACCAACGTCCATTCAATTTCACGCAGAGAAGGTCTTTCGAACAGTGCCGTGAACACAATTGTGAAGGATTCGGAGGGCTATATTTGGTTTGGAACATGGAACGGCCTTAACCGGTATGATGGGAGTAATATTGTTACCTACTTACCCGGAAGCAACTCGAATTCCATCCACAACCATGTTATCCGCGAATTATTCCCAACTGCAGCCGGCCCCATTTGGATGCTTACCAACAAGGGCATAGGGCTGTATGACAATATTCATGATCGTTTTTCCTCCTTTTTTGCCAAGGAGTCGGAGCAGATGAACTATGAGAACGATATTGCAATCTGTTACTCAGATAGCTACGGTACTCTTGTCTCAATATTGGGCCGTGGCATTTTTCGATTCGATAGCACGACAAATCAATTCAGTAAAATTGTATTCGATAAAGCGTCACAAAATGCTGCATTAAGTATTCAGCGGATATATTTTGTTGAAAACCAAGCATACTGCATCACCGTAAAGGGTCAGCTGATGAAGATTTTTGGCCATCGGCTTGAAGCAATTATGCAACTCCCCATAACTGGTGCAATATTGTCGTCAATTGCAGTCACCGTCAATGGTTGTCCTTATATGCTGATCACTCAACGCGCAAGGGCTGCCCTCTTGGTTAACCTTAATAAGAAAGTAGTTCAACCGCTTAGAATTCCTAACGATGTAATTACAGCAGTTGCCCATTCTAACGAAAAAGAGAAAATTTGGGTAGGTACCGAAAAGGGTAAAATTTACAGTTTAAATCTGCTGACTGGCATTTTTACTGCGTATAACATCCTATTAAATCAGTTTATTCACAGTCCAATTGCTACCCGAATTTTAAGCATTTATGAGACTGATTCGGATATTTTGTGGATTGGAACCGATGGTAACGGTGTGTATACTTTAAAGCTTACAGAATTTCCAAATACGAGCTTATCGTCAAATCAGCTGGCTTACCCAATTGTTAGAAGCATACTGGTGACAAAGAAAAACGACGTTTTTATAGGTACGAAGGGTGGGGGGATTGATGTGTTTGATGCCAATGGAAAGCATATCCGGGAAATTTCGGTTAAGGATGGCTTGAGCAATAATTCCGTACTTTCGTTCCATGAGCACGATGATGGGTCAATTTGGGTTGGCACCGATGGTGAGGGCGTGGACATTATATCACCTGATTACAAGACTATTAAAAATTTTCCACGCGATTTTAAGTGCTCCAACCCCTTAAATTTTGCATCCGTATACCGCATATTAGAAGACAGCGATCAAAGGATTTACCTTGGGACCAGTGGCTATGGTGTAATTAGGATAGACCTCGATAAAAAAACAGGCTTAGTGCCAATTAGCTGCGAACAGCTTATTCTTGATAAAAGTGTTGACTCACGAGACCAACAAAAGCAGATAGTTTATTCGCTTACAGAAGAAAAGCCGGGGACGATCTGGATTGGAACTAGAGGATTGGGGGTTTACCGCTACAATACAATTACCAAAAGGGTCATCGCGCAGTATTCAACTTCATCCCATCCCGCACTAATAAAAAATGATGATATTCTTTCTCTATGCAGTAGTCCTGCCGGGCAAATATGGGTGGGGAGCAGCAATGGTATTTTCAACCTAA encodes:
- a CDS encoding ATP-binding protein, whose translation is MNSTEGFTRRSIGKIKQLIRSQLKNEDLFGHHNFMLEQDIVLQKLKEQLTVLQSISESVNGPFFSIDKAFKYTSFNKAHASAMKSLYNVTIELEHGILDYVTKEEDRERTILNLTRALNGEHLIEESFIGELQSSRTYSELTHKPIYDDNQRLIGVSVMNRDVTKRKRADDKLHASEVRYRRLFEAAQDGILILDAISGEIVDVNPFITNMLKYSHQELLGKELWEIGAFKNIVASKEGFVELQKEEYIRFEDMPLETKAGKLISVEFISNVYLADNKKVIQCNIRNISERKLAEEQLLIAKNRAEESDRLKIAFLHNISHEIRTPMNAIVGFAGFLDDPNLLPEKRKQYTDIIIQSSDHLLSIISDIVSIASIEAGQENILEDEVNINLVGKFIQDQFCLKSANPNVALRFQASLADDKATIVTDATKFKQILTNLVGNALKFTNQGHVNFGYKLNENQLEFYVEDSGIGISPDMYEEIFKRFRQVETDSARKYGGSGLGLSLSKAYVEMLGGKIWLVSEMDKGSVFYFTLPYEQEKLNDLSDDLSAKSLAFELKKPVTLLIAEDEDSNFMLIEEFLSEQMITIIRVINGTDAVALCKSNSNIDMVLMDIKMPEMDGFEATNQIKRFRPNLPIIAQTAYAGDVDKNRALAYGCSDYICKPYKKEMLLAKVYEFLPK